ATGAATTCGTTGGTAGAAATATCTTCCACCATGGGGAACTGGATGCGTATTGCCATACGCGCCTGTTTGAGATCAACGGCAAAATCGGGGTCCGCCTCCAGGATGGCTTTGGCGAGAACGGGACTGACATACAAATCATGGAGCTCGCCGAAGAACGGCTTGCCGGCCGCCTCAACCATGGATTTCACCTTATTAAATATTCCATTCTTTTTCAGCCATAGGCAGAATTGCGCCTGGGGCAGTGCCTCTGGCAAACCCTTCGATGCTAAAACAATGCTCAGCACGGCCAGGCGGACGCTTTCACCCCCGCCGGAAGGTAACGTCCCCGCCGCGGCGTGAAGGCCGCCAAAACGCTTGCCAAGAGTGTCGAGCTCCCTTAAATGATCTTGTACCTCTTGCGGGAGGCGAGCCAGTCCGCGAGCCGTTGCGCCGTCTGAAAAACGGGTATCCACCCAAAGATGGCGGAACATCTTTAGTAGATGTGATTTGCCGCTACCGTAAAAGCCGCTCACCCAGGCCGCCGGCTGGGTCGTGGCCCCGACATTGCCGAGGTACGACTCCAAAATACGGACCAAGCCGTCTTCGTACTGGCCTTCGCAAACAAAATGCTCCAGCTCGTACCGGAGTGTTTCGATTTCCTTGTCGGTTGCGGCCTCGCGCACAGCGGCTACGCCGTCATTTAACAACCGGGCTATAGCGGGATCCCGTTGAAAGAGTTCTCGATTTTTCATCAGTCGTTTACCCCGTTATGGAGTGTAATTGGCACGGCGAGGTAGTTCCAACCGTCCCGGGCGTCCAAGAGTCTATAGTTGTTATCTTCATACTCTCCAGGAAAAAAAACTAATAACCGGCCCCGGATTTCATTGACTACTTCCTTCAAAACAAGCGAAACCCGAGTGAAACCGAACAGGCAAGCGACACCCTGGACAGCGACGACAGTGTCCTGATCTACCACCCTACCCGTGAGCGCCTCCCGAAGACGGCTGGCGGTAAATTTTAAAAATTCACTACGTAATTTCATCTCAAGGGTTTCCGGTTCTTCGAAGTAGACATCCCGGTAGTTCGTGTCGGCCATCCAACTCGCGAAGTTATCGGTCAAGTCCAGAAGCTGCCAGCGGTGTCCAGCAGCGGTCGTCGCCATGGCGAATAAATCCAATCGAGCCCTTAATTTTCGTTCGTCTGTTTTCGGATAGACAACGAAGATAGCCTTCTGATCGCCTGACAGGTTACGCTGCCACGGCGCCTCGATATGGCTGCGGTATCTGGTAACAAGGCTCTCAATTCTTCCCATTCAACCATCACCTTTCAGTTGGTGCCAAAAGCCGGGAAAAAGACAATTCAATCACGCCACCCGATTGGCTCATGTCCAGGAAACCCAACCGCTTAGCGTCCATGGCTAAATGAATCAGCTCAACAGGGGGAGCGTCGAGCGCCCTTGCCCAAAGCGTTTCAAAAAGCGCCCCCCCTCGGGTACCGGCAAGGTAACCCAGCAGAAGGGCAAAGGTTGTAGTTGCTGCTGTTGGTTTGACAGGCTGGCGAACCTTTCGGACGCGTCCTTTGAGATGCCCCGATTGGGTCCAGGATGAAGCCGCGTTCCTCACGACCTTATCAAGGATAGTCTCGTTGAGTCTGGAGCCGACTGATTTGGCCAATGCATCGATCATCTGCTGTCTTCTAAATTCTTCTCCGGTCT
This window of the Deltaproteobacteria bacterium genome carries:
- a CDS encoding DUF1788 domain-containing protein codes for the protein MGRIESLVTRYRSHIEAPWQRNLSGDQKAIFVVYPKTDERKLRARLDLFAMATTAAGHRWQLLDLTDNFASWMADTNYRDVYFEEPETLEMKLRSEFLKFTASRLREALTGRVVDQDTVVAVQGVACLFGFTRVSLVLKEVVNEIRGRLLVFFPGEYEDNNYRLLDARDGWNYLAVPITLHNGVND